A stretch of Amycolatopsis balhimycina FH 1894 DNA encodes these proteins:
- a CDS encoding SDR family oxidoreductase has translation MRVFVTGGTGHSGSYIIPELIAAGHEVTGLARSDTAATALSALGAKVRRGDLEDLDGLKEAAADSDGVIHVAHRQDLLPSGGLDAVAAAEVPIMLAYGEALAGTGKPLVAAGSIGSPGNLGRPATEEDPALPGGDEHTGTLRVRNIVETTVIGLAGQGVRSSIVRIANIAHSTTDQAGFLMRLIALAKEKGVVGYPGDGANQWNAVHARDLASVFRLALEKGPAGSYWHAVGDGAIPLRDIAEAIGSRLGLPVVSIPADELMVPGYFGFLANVVTRSYPASNLITRQALGWEPAQPGLLAGLDNGHYFPAG, from the coding sequence GTGCGCGTTTTCGTCACTGGCGGGACCGGCCATTCCGGTTCCTACATCATTCCCGAGCTCATCGCCGCCGGGCACGAGGTCACCGGCCTGGCGCGCTCGGACACGGCTGCGACGGCGCTGTCCGCGCTCGGCGCGAAAGTGCGTCGCGGCGACCTCGAGGATCTCGACGGGCTCAAGGAGGCGGCCGCGGATTCCGACGGCGTCATCCACGTCGCGCACCGGCAAGACCTGCTTCCCTCCGGCGGGCTCGACGCCGTGGCCGCCGCCGAGGTCCCGATCATGCTCGCCTACGGCGAAGCGCTTGCGGGGACCGGCAAGCCGCTGGTCGCGGCGGGCAGCATCGGCTCGCCAGGCAACCTGGGCCGGCCGGCCACCGAAGAGGACCCGGCCCTGCCCGGCGGCGACGAGCACACGGGCACTCTGCGGGTTCGCAACATCGTGGAGACCACCGTCATCGGCCTGGCCGGGCAAGGAGTGCGGTCCTCGATCGTGCGGATCGCCAACATCGCGCACAGCACGACCGACCAAGCCGGCTTCCTCATGCGGCTGATCGCACTCGCCAAGGAGAAAGGCGTCGTCGGCTATCCCGGAGACGGCGCCAACCAGTGGAACGCCGTGCACGCCCGCGATCTCGCCTCCGTCTTCCGCTTGGCGCTGGAAAAGGGCCCGGCAGGCAGCTATTGGCACGCGGTCGGGGACGGAGCCATCCCGCTCCGCGACATCGCCGAGGCCATCGGCAGCCGGCTGGGCCTGCCCGTCGTGAGCATCCCCGCCGATGAGCTGATGGTGCCCGGATACTTCGGGTTCCTCGCCAACGTCGTCACGCGGAGCTACCCGGCCTCCAACCTCATCACCCGCCAGGCGCTCGGCTGGGAACCCGCCCAGCCCGGCCTGCTCGCCGGTTTGGACAACGGTCACTACTTCCCCGCCGGCTGA
- a CDS encoding NADPH-dependent F420 reductase, with protein MTTVGLIGSGNIGLTVARLAAEAGHQVVLSNSRGPETLADTAAKLGPRASAATSEQAAAASDIVVITVPVKAFPHLPAAPLAGKPVVDTCNYGPERDGHIPELDSNALTSSELLLRYLPDALLVKAFNSIFFKHLLSLARPAGAADRSFLPIAGDSAPAKAAVTEFIDSIGYGVVDAGPLTESWRQATGTPVWGTPYGPYSNEKGRPAGEDAIRAALAAAAR; from the coding sequence ATGACAACAGTGGGACTCATCGGAAGCGGGAACATCGGCCTCACCGTCGCGCGGCTCGCCGCCGAGGCCGGCCACCAGGTCGTGCTCAGCAACTCGCGCGGTCCCGAAACGCTCGCGGACACGGCCGCGAAGCTGGGGCCGCGAGCGTCCGCGGCGACGAGCGAACAGGCCGCGGCGGCCAGTGACATCGTCGTGATCACGGTGCCGGTCAAGGCTTTTCCCCACCTGCCCGCCGCGCCACTGGCCGGCAAACCGGTCGTCGACACGTGCAACTACGGCCCCGAGCGTGACGGGCACATCCCCGAACTCGACAGCAACGCGCTCACCTCGAGCGAACTGCTGCTGCGCTACCTCCCGGACGCCCTGCTCGTGAAAGCGTTCAACAGCATCTTCTTCAAGCACCTGCTGTCACTCGCCCGCCCGGCTGGGGCGGCCGACCGCTCGTTCCTGCCGATCGCCGGGGATTCCGCACCGGCAAAGGCTGCGGTGACCGAGTTCATCGACTCCATCGGGTACGGCGTCGTGGACGCGGGACCGCTGACCGAGAGCTGGCGGCAGGCGACGGGCACACCGGTGTGGGGCACCCCGTACGGGCCGTACTCGAACGAGAAGGGCCGGCCGGCCGGCGAGGACGCCATCCGCGCGGCACTGGCCGCCGCAGCGCGGTAA
- a CDS encoding APC family permease: MTTTNRPSRSPQSAGPPPAGGSRRARPPAAAWISWVALALMTTGSVASLRPSPTMAVYGLAAVFLYVVPAIVFLLPTSLVSAELASGWPGGVYNWVALGISKPAGFLAVWCQFAMTIFYYPSLLGYVASTLAYVFDPDLATSGWWTAAVIVVAYWSGVWISSRGTKGVAGLAGGGLVIGTLIPGALLVVLGLVFLGRGHPSAAPMSASHLLPAWAGLASLVLIVNNFLSYSGMEMNAVHVSSLRKPGKEFPRAMFLAMGLVLLIFILPALAISWVVPSDQLSLTAGVMQAFDAVFAGFGIQWLTPVIGILLVLASLGGMLTWLAGPSKGLLLIARQEGYLPPFLQRLNGRGVQQNILVAQGAVTTLIALLYAFIPDVSSAYWIFSVITTQVYLIMYLLMFVAAVRLRRKFPDHPRGFRAPMLVGLCGIGFCASLAALFVGFVPPSQFGSGSPWVYLGIVAGGALGLGLLVPFLFYRLRKPSWRQPEVSSS, from the coding sequence ATGACCACCACCAACCGACCGAGCCGGTCCCCGCAATCCGCGGGGCCGCCACCCGCCGGCGGGAGCAGACGGGCTCGGCCGCCGGCCGCCGCGTGGATCTCCTGGGTCGCCCTCGCGCTCATGACGACCGGTTCGGTCGCGAGCCTGCGCCCCTCGCCGACGATGGCCGTGTACGGCCTGGCTGCCGTTTTCCTCTACGTAGTCCCGGCGATCGTGTTCCTGCTGCCGACCTCGCTGGTCTCCGCCGAGCTGGCTTCCGGCTGGCCCGGCGGGGTCTACAACTGGGTGGCGCTCGGGATCTCCAAGCCGGCGGGCTTCCTGGCCGTCTGGTGCCAGTTCGCGATGACGATCTTCTACTACCCGAGCCTGCTCGGGTACGTCGCCAGCACACTCGCGTACGTGTTCGACCCGGATCTGGCGACCAGCGGGTGGTGGACGGCCGCGGTGATCGTCGTCGCGTACTGGTCGGGGGTCTGGATCTCCTCCCGGGGCACCAAGGGCGTGGCCGGGCTCGCCGGCGGCGGGCTCGTCATCGGGACGCTCATCCCCGGTGCGCTGCTGGTGGTCCTCGGCCTCGTGTTCCTCGGGCGGGGCCACCCGTCCGCGGCGCCGATGTCGGCGAGCCACCTGCTGCCCGCGTGGGCCGGGCTGGCGAGCCTCGTGCTGATCGTGAACAACTTCCTGTCCTACTCGGGCATGGAGATGAACGCGGTGCACGTGTCGTCGCTGCGCAAACCGGGCAAGGAGTTCCCCCGCGCCATGTTCCTCGCGATGGGGCTCGTGCTGCTCATCTTCATCCTGCCCGCCCTCGCGATCAGCTGGGTGGTCCCGTCCGACCAGCTTTCGCTCACGGCCGGGGTGATGCAGGCCTTCGACGCCGTCTTCGCCGGCTTCGGCATCCAGTGGCTGACCCCGGTGATCGGCATCCTGCTCGTGCTGGCCTCACTCGGCGGGATGCTGACGTGGCTGGCCGGCCCGTCGAAGGGGTTGCTGCTGATCGCCCGGCAGGAGGGGTACCTGCCGCCGTTCCTCCAGCGGCTCAACGGCCGGGGCGTGCAGCAGAACATCCTCGTCGCCCAGGGCGCGGTCACCACGCTGATCGCGCTGCTCTACGCGTTCATCCCGGACGTGTCGAGCGCGTACTGGATCTTCTCGGTCATCACCACCCAGGTGTACCTGATCATGTACCTGCTGATGTTCGTCGCGGCCGTGCGACTGCGGCGCAAGTTCCCGGACCACCCGCGCGGCTTCCGCGCGCCGATGCTCGTCGGCCTGTGCGGCATCGGGTTCTGCGCGTCGCTCGCCGCGCTGTTCGTGGGATTCGTCCCGCCTTCGCAGTTCGGGTCGGGCAGCCCGTGGGTGTACCTGGGGATCGTCGCGGGCGGCGCGCTCGGGCTCGGCCTGCTGGTGCCGTTCCTGTTCTACCGCCTGCGCAAACCGTCGTGGCGGCAACCGGAGGTGAGCTCGTCATGA
- a CDS encoding LysR family transcriptional regulator, translating into MDLDLRKLRYFVAVAETLHFGHAAEKLHIAQPVLSRQIRALEKDLGASLFTRDSHGVALTDAGRQLLDDAGPLLASAHAVRRRVTMAARGSRRLVVGFRAGIPVIPATRAFEARHPDVVVDVQRMEGDDQAPMLLDGRVDVGYVRLPIDEAGLRVAPLYTEPRVAVLPVGHRLAGKEEVTEADLAGEPLVWVADTSTQPTRRPHPNAGYLVRGVDETLEHVAAGRGISFLARSATVFYSRPDVVYVPVPDLAPDQVCLAMAASQLSPVAEDFFAAAQAAAEITAECGNYEMWQLGGDAHSSTRSSTS; encoded by the coding sequence GTGGATCTGGACCTGCGCAAGCTGCGTTACTTCGTCGCCGTCGCCGAGACGCTCCATTTCGGCCACGCCGCCGAGAAGCTGCACATCGCGCAGCCGGTACTCAGCCGGCAGATCCGCGCGCTGGAAAAGGATCTCGGCGCCTCGCTGTTCACCAGGGACAGCCACGGCGTAGCGCTGACCGACGCGGGCCGGCAACTGCTGGACGACGCCGGTCCGCTGCTCGCCTCCGCGCACGCGGTCCGCCGCCGGGTGACCATGGCCGCCCGCGGCAGCCGGCGGCTGGTGGTCGGCTTTCGGGCCGGCATCCCGGTCATCCCGGCGACGCGGGCGTTCGAGGCCCGGCATCCGGACGTGGTCGTGGACGTGCAGCGGATGGAAGGCGACGACCAGGCCCCGATGCTGCTCGACGGCCGCGTCGACGTCGGCTACGTGCGACTGCCCATCGACGAGGCCGGCCTGCGCGTCGCCCCGCTCTACACCGAGCCGCGGGTGGCGGTGCTGCCCGTCGGCCACCGGTTGGCAGGCAAGGAAGAAGTCACCGAGGCCGACCTGGCCGGCGAGCCGCTGGTCTGGGTGGCCGACACGAGCACGCAGCCCACCAGGCGCCCGCACCCCAACGCCGGATACCTGGTGCGCGGGGTGGACGAAACGCTCGAGCACGTCGCGGCCGGCCGGGGCATCTCGTTCCTGGCCCGTTCGGCGACGGTGTTCTACTCACGCCCGGATGTCGTTTACGTGCCCGTCCCGGATCTGGCGCCCGATCAGGTGTGCCTCGCGATGGCGGCATCGCAGCTCTCGCCGGTGGCCGAAGACTTCTTCGCCGCGGCTCAAGCGGCGGCCGAGATCACGGCGGAATGCGGGAACTACGAGATGTGGCAACTGGGCGGCGATGCCCATTCGAGCACCCGCTCGAGCACTTCGTAG
- a CDS encoding NADPH-dependent F420 reductase, producing the protein MSGISIIGLGTMTRAIATRAIEGGNAVEVIGRDAVKAKDLAAELGSGTTAGTFGTTPAGDLVILAVPYAGAVPIVAQYGDALAGKVVIDITNTANPDATGLVTPDGTSGAQEIAEAAPASAHVVKAFNTVFGHILAQGGPLDVLLAGDDAQAKASVSALIETLGLRPLDAGGLEVARWLEGTGLLMISLGRHGVGNFDFSLGVNPAG; encoded by the coding sequence ATGAGCGGTATCAGCATCATCGGCCTGGGGACCATGACCCGCGCCATAGCCACCCGCGCGATCGAGGGCGGCAACGCCGTCGAGGTCATCGGCCGCGACGCGGTCAAGGCGAAAGATCTGGCCGCCGAGCTCGGCAGCGGCACCACGGCCGGGACATTCGGCACCACCCCGGCCGGCGACCTCGTCATCCTCGCCGTGCCCTATGCCGGCGCCGTGCCGATCGTCGCCCAGTACGGAGACGCGCTCGCCGGCAAGGTCGTCATCGACATCACCAACACCGCCAACCCCGACGCCACCGGGCTGGTCACCCCCGACGGCACCTCCGGTGCCCAGGAGATCGCCGAGGCCGCCCCGGCGAGCGCGCACGTCGTGAAGGCGTTCAACACCGTCTTCGGCCACATCCTGGCGCAGGGCGGCCCGCTGGACGTGCTTCTCGCCGGCGACGACGCGCAGGCCAAGGCGAGCGTCTCGGCGTTGATCGAGACCCTCGGGCTGCGCCCGCTGGATGCCGGCGGCCTGGAGGTGGCGCGCTGGCTGGAAGGGACGGGCCTGCTGATGATCAGCCTGGGCCGCCACGGCGTGGGGAACTTCGATTTCTCCCTCGGCGTCAACCCCGCCGGCTGA